From the Flavobacterium galactosidilyticum genome, one window contains:
- a CDS encoding D-alanine--D-alanine ligase translates to MKNIAIIMGGYSSEYKISLISGNVVYQYLDKTKYNGFRIHIFKEKWVYVDANDVEFPIDKNDFSVAVAGKKISFDCVFNAIHGTPGEDGLMQAYFELLNMPQTSCDYYQSALTFNKRDLLSVLKPYGIKTATSYYLNKGDKINTDEIVAKVGLPCFVKPNKAGSSFGISKVKTAAELPIAIEVAYKEDNEIIIESFLDGTEVSVGVINYKGNVTVLPITEIVSENDFFDYEAKYLGKSQEITPARISDEMTKKVGEIAKRAYEVLKMKGFSRSEFIIVNGEPFMLEMNTIPGLTTESLIPQQAKAAGISLEDLFTNAIELALNN, encoded by the coding sequence ATGAAGAACATTGCCATCATTATGGGCGGATATTCCAGCGAATACAAAATCTCACTTATTAGCGGAAACGTCGTATATCAATATTTAGATAAAACAAAATACAACGGATTCAGAATCCATATTTTCAAAGAAAAATGGGTTTATGTGGATGCTAACGACGTCGAATTCCCTATTGACAAAAATGACTTTTCAGTAGCAGTAGCTGGAAAAAAAATCAGTTTCGATTGTGTATTTAATGCTATTCATGGAACCCCGGGCGAAGATGGATTAATGCAAGCCTATTTCGAACTTTTGAACATGCCACAAACGTCTTGTGACTATTATCAATCAGCTTTAACGTTTAACAAACGGGATTTATTATCCGTTTTAAAACCATACGGAATCAAAACAGCGACTTCCTATTATTTAAACAAAGGAGACAAAATCAATACTGACGAAATTGTAGCTAAAGTGGGTTTGCCTTGTTTTGTAAAGCCAAATAAAGCAGGATCGAGTTTCGGAATTTCAAAAGTAAAAACCGCTGCCGAGTTACCTATTGCCATTGAAGTTGCATACAAAGAAGATAACGAAATTATAATAGAAAGTTTTCTAGACGGAACCGAAGTTTCTGTTGGAGTAATCAATTATAAAGGAAACGTAACGGTTCTGCCTATTACTGAAATCGTTTCTGAAAATGATTTTTTTGATTATGAAGCTAAGTATCTTGGTAAATCACAAGAAATCACACCTGCTAGAATCTCTGATGAAATGACTAAAAAAGTTGGCGAAATAGCAAAGCGCGCTTACGAAGTCTTAAAAATGAAAGGTTTTTCCCGTAGCGAATTTATAATAGTAAATGGAGAACCCTTCATGCTTGAAATGAATACAATTCCGGGATTAACCACTGAAAGTTTGATTCCGCAACAAGCAAAAGCAGCAGGAATATCCCTAGAGGATTTGTTCACGAATGCTATTGAATTGGCTTTAAACAACTAA
- a CDS encoding DUF421 domain-containing protein — protein MKEIFEWNRLLYNGLPESFLIEVIFRSTVMFIVLLLTLKVAGKRGVKQLSVFETVIIIALGSAAGDPMFYEDVGIIPAITVFTVIILLYRLVTWLTGKSKKFEEFIEGKTECLIHEGKFSIATFKKESLAQDEFFSELRLRSVEHLGQVKNAFMETSGDISVFYYEDENVKSGLPILPFLFNQKNTTIPNEGMYSCTFCGNTKHQRTGIATCEVCNKSEWVESLHTIRKS, from the coding sequence ATGAAAGAAATATTTGAATGGAATAGATTATTATACAATGGTTTACCAGAATCATTTCTTATAGAAGTCATTTTTCGTTCTACAGTAATGTTTATCGTTTTATTACTAACTTTAAAAGTAGCTGGGAAACGCGGTGTAAAACAATTGTCTGTCTTTGAAACAGTGATAATAATTGCTTTAGGATCAGCAGCAGGAGATCCTATGTTTTATGAAGATGTGGGTATAATTCCAGCCATTACCGTATTTACTGTAATTATACTTTTATACCGTTTGGTAACGTGGTTAACCGGAAAAAGCAAAAAATTTGAAGAGTTTATTGAAGGAAAAACAGAATGTTTAATTCATGAAGGAAAATTTTCGATTGCAACTTTCAAAAAAGAAAGTTTAGCACAAGATGAATTTTTCTCTGAACTTAGATTGAGATCAGTTGAACACTTAGGACAAGTAAAAAATGCATTTATGGAAACCAGCGGAGATATAAGTGTTTTTTATTATGAAGATGAAAATGTAAAATCAGGTTTACCTATTCTACCGTTTTTATTCAATCAAAAAAATACTACTATTCCTAATGAAGGTATGTATTCTTGCACTTTTTGCGGTAACACAAAACATCAACGTACAGGAATTGCAACATGTGAGGTCTGCAATAAATCGGAATGGGTCGAATCATTACATACTATTCGAAAATCATAA